In the genome of Mytilus trossulus isolate FHL-02 unplaced genomic scaffold, PNRI_Mtr1.1.1.hap1 h1tg000244l__unscaffolded, whole genome shotgun sequence, one region contains:
- the LOC134701457 gene encoding uncharacterized protein LOC134701457, which yields MLNGGQIEYSFCTCTIGQSGYCGHVSALLYQLAHYKSLKMKLIPTDIAKTSLPQTWHVPRGQKLHGEKADNIVVQGYDREDPQRATKGIKSTLYNPIPGNEAINVNDLLGQVKDMDILFDTVVTEHRTELVQTEFGKFPKGSILSYQQKMASDYLLNLMDNNSFPELPLKNVMINNFETVLMKDQLKKYDSLKVTLLESKEIEEGTRLQSNDPKWHKIRRDRITASHAGEIAKRRADGAKLAERLQSTRHVQTAAMKRGIECEVTAAQAYSKVMNDNVNLYPCGVIVNPWCHWLAATPDRKVYAPDRNQPHGLLEIKCPNTDQLSSVKCLHLIDGELKLKKNDNYHYQIQMQMAVTGLDWCDCFVWLENDSHLETVYFDSEFWEATKDKLDLFFNTYFLN from the coding sequence ATGCTAAATGGAGGGCAGATTGAATATTCATtctgtacatgtacaattgGACAAAGTGGTTACTGTGGACATGTGTCAGCCCTTCTTTACCAACTTGCACACTACAAATCCCTGAAAATGAAGTTAATTCCAACAGATATTGCTAAAACATCTTTACCACAGACGTGGCATGTTCCACGAGGCCAGAAATTACATGGTGAAAAGGCTGATAACATCGTTGTGCAGGGTTATGACCGTGAGGATCCCCAACGAGCTACAAAGGGAATAAAGTCTACCCTATATAATCCTATTCCTGGGAACGAAGCTATCAATGTCAATGACTTATTGGGCCAGGTTAAAGATATGGACATTTTGTTTGACACTGTGGTGACAGAACACAGGACAGAACTAGTTCAAACTGAATTTGGTAAATTCCCTAAAGGAAGCATTCTCAGTTATCAACAAAAAATGGCAAGTGACTACCTCCTCAACTTAATGGATAATAATTCATTTCCAGAATTACCATTGAAAAATGTCAtgattaacaattttgaaaCTGTTCTCATGAAAGACCAGTTAAAAAAGTATGACTCCTTGAAGGTTACACTGCTGGAAAGTAAAGAGATTGAGGAAGGAACACGTCTTCAATCGAATGATCCTAAATGGCATAAAATTAGACGTGACCGTATCACAGCATCACATGCAGGAGAAATAGCCAAGAGAAGAGCTGATGGGGCTAAACTTGCTGAACGCTTGCAGTCAACTAGACATGTTCAGACAGCAGCTATGAAACGTGGCATAGAATGTGAGGTTACTGCAGCACAAGCCTATAGCAAGGTGATGAATGACAATGTAAACTTGTATCCATGTGGTGTGATTGTAAATCCTTGGTGTCACTGGCTTGCAGCTACCCCAGACAGAAAAGTATATGCACCTGATAGAAATCAACCACATGGTTTGTTGGAAATAAAGTGTCCAAACACTGACCAATTATCAAGCGTCAAATGTCTTCATTTAATCGACGGGgagctaaaattgaaaaaaaatgataactatcattatcaaatacaaatgCAAATGGCCGTGACAGGATTAGACTGGTGTGACTGTTTTGTTTGGCTTGAAAATGATTCACACTTGGAAACAGTTTATTTTGATAGTGAATTTTGGGAAGCTACAAAAGACAAACttgatttgtttttcaacaCTTATTTTTTGAACTAA
- the LOC134701458 gene encoding uncharacterized protein LOC134701458, whose product MKVDDREDEDEMVVEDSVCEVHNSQSVDHENDMSCDSNIHAYCLEKIEKLEHVVQQKDSELKDKTYELASLNQKLQMERFGVTRFSYDHEMIEFYTGFPTFDLFLIFYSAIKPTATRMKTVYYKSSEEPSNRGRPKSMDPIDELFMFLCRLRCGFLTEDLSVRFNIHASTVSRKIITWTNYLYFILGGINIWPSRGKIMEHMPQDFKLLYPNTRVIIDCTEIFTERPSSLALASKTFSSYKSHNTWKGLVGISPHGAITFISALYSGCMSDIEITKHSGLIDLLEPGDQIMADKGFILNKLLKDTGVSIATPHFLCSDGQFTPSQIEDNQKIASLRIHVERHIKRAKEYRLLQYTVPLSLAGSVNQLWTVANLLTLFRRPLIKQKN is encoded by the exons ATGAAAGTTGACGATCGTGAAGATGAAGATGAAATGGTTGTAGAGGATAGTGTCTGTGAAGTTCACAATTCACAAAGTGTTGATCATGAAAATGACAT GAGTTGTGATTCTAACATTCATGCTTACTGTCTTGAGAAAATTGAGAAACTGGAACATGTGGTACAGCAAAAGGACTCTGAACTTAAAGACAAGACCTATGAGCTCGCAAGTTTAAACCAGAAATTACAAATGGAACGGTTCGGAGTAACAAGATTTTCTTACGACCATGAAATGATAGAGTTTTATACTGGATTTCcaacttttgatttatttttaattttctattctgCTATCAAGCCTACTGCAACAAGAATGAAAACTGTGTATTATAAGTCTTCTGAGGAACCCAGCAATAGAGGACGTCCAAAGTCAATGGATCCTATTGATGAActgtttatgtttttatgtagGTTAAGATGTGGTTTTCTGACTGAGGACTTGTCAGTAAGATTTAACATTCATGCATCAACAGTAAgcagaaaaataataacttggacaaattatttatatttcatattggGTGGCATTAATATCTGGCCTAGTAGGGGTAAAATAATGGAGCATATGCCACAGGACTTCAAACTTCTGTACCCTAACACGCGTGTGATAATAGACTGTACCGAAATTTTTACAGAAAGACCTTCTTCTTTAGCCTTGGCGTCAAAAACCTTTTCATCATACAAAAGTCACAACACCTGGAAAGGACTGGTCGGAATATCGCCACATGGTGCTATCACTTTCATTTCTGCATTATATTCTGGATGTATGTCCGACATAGAAATTACGAAGCATAGTGGACTTATTGACTTATTAGAACCAGGAGACCAAATAATGGCGGATAAAgggtttattttaaataaattacttAAAGATACAGGTGTGTCAATAGCTACGCCACACTTCCTTTGCAGTGATGGACAGTTTACACCGTCACAAATTGAGGACAATCAAAAAATTGCATCCTTAAGAATACATGTTGAGCGGCATATAAAGCGGGCTAAAGAATATAGACTTTTACAGTATACAGTCCCACTTTCATTAGCTGGATCTGTGAATCAGTTATGGACTGTTGCTAATCTATTGACTCTGTTCAGAAGACCATTAATTAAgcaaaaaaactaa